The nucleotide window AAGCTTTTCTTGATCTCGTTCGCGGCAAAGAGATGAATTTCATTGGTGATTCTGTGGCCAGAAACCACATGGAGTCTCTTCTCTGCCTCTTGTCAATGGTAAGACTCTGTTTGTAGCAGATCTTGTGACACAACTCATTAGGCTTGTCTCTTAAGAAATAATAGCTCGTTTCTTTGCTTTCAGGAAGAAACTCCGAAAGATATCTACAAGGATGCAGAAGACAGAAACAGGATATGGTACTTTCGAGACCATGACTTCACTCTATCTACCTCATGGACTAAGTTTCTAGTGGCGGGATTCGAGAGGACTCGCGCTAACAAGACCGGAACAGGAATTTATGATATAGATGTCGACAAGATCGATGAGCAATGGGCGAAGGATCTGCCAAATACAGACATTGCCATTGTTTCAGCTGGTCATTGGTTTTTCAGACCAATATACATACATAGAGGAGATGAGACAATAGGTTGCATCTTCTGTAACTTACCAAACATGACTCAGATtagcttgaaagaagggtttaAGCTAGTTTTCTCAGCTGCTTTTAAGCACATCAATGGATGTCATAACTGCAAAGACAACTTAGTGACAGTTCTCAGGACGTATTCGCCGTCCCATTTTGAGAATGGGACTTGGAACACTGGAGGAGCTTGCGGGAGGTCGATCCCTTTAAGCGTAAATGAAATCAACCAGAAGAGTAGCGATATGGAACTCAGAACATCTCAGATAGAGCAGCTTGAAGAGATTAAACGTGTTAGCTTTAAAAAGAGGAAGTTTGCGGTTTTGGATGTGACTAGGGTTATGCTAATGAGACCAGACGGGCACCCGAATTCTTACTGGGGAAATAAATGGATGAAAGGTTTCAATGACTGTACTCACTGGTGCTTGCCCGGACCAATCGATGCCTGGAGCGAGGTTCTCATGGCGTTACTTAGACAACTCTTGTAAATCTAGAGGATAAGAACTTTTATAATGTATAAGGTGATGTCTTTGAGTCAATTGTCATAGCAACCTTTAGTTATATGTGTTACAAAGAGAAGACACATATTTACAGGACATATACAAAACTGCACATACCTGGCATTGTTTCATGTATTCATGATCATAGCCTGCAAAAAACATTGAGCAGAGGAATAACAGTTTCCACCATTCTTACTGTTCATGTGAAgacataaaacattaaaaaaatgtcCCGGGATCTTCCAAAGAATCTCAAAGTGCATAAACTCAAAATAGATGACATAGAATCAAATCGACATAATGGAAAATTTTAACAGATCACTGCGATCTAAAAGACCACCTTGAACAGAACAGACCACCAACCATGACAACAACAGAAGGCTTCTATTGTATCCTAACAGTTGACTCTAGATATCATAACATatcattcaaatcaaaacacatatcGACAATATAATTAGAGAACTGAGAAAGGTGAGATTGATAATTCTCCAACTATTCCTTACTCCTTTGTAATTCTGAGTTGACTTCTAAAGATCCTCGAAGCAATTTATCAAAAAGTGGAGTTAATAGAAAAGTTCACCAGATCATTGAGTAACAGCAAACTTCTTCAGCTACCATGACTACAACACAAAGCTTCTATTGTGTTTCTATCAGTTAACTCTAGCAATCATAACATCGTTCAGATCGATTAAAAGCTTCAAAGTGAAAGAGACAGCTCAGATTGATAAATAGCAATTCTCCAACTATTTCCTTAAGAAATTACGAGTTCAACAGTAAAGATCGATGCTTTACATGGAGAAACAAacttacatataaaaaaaaacagtaaagcTAAAAATCATCAAACCAACCACAACACAACACATATTAAGACTCCAAAGTGTTACCAAGTGGAAACGAGAAGACTTCACGAACAGGAGAAAACTCAACAAGACCAATCTCCATACCATAACCATTCACCGGAAGCTTCAAATCcctcaaaacagagaaagccTCAGCCATACGCGACTTAGGAACATCGAGAGCTACAGGACAACACGGAACCCAAGAATCAACACGGTAATCTTCACCAATCTCAACAGACTCTTTCTTCAACGTATCACATATCTGAGACTGAAGCTGAAGAAGCNGAACATCGAGAGCCACAGGACAACACGGAACCCAAGAATCAACACGGTAATCTTCACCAATCTCAACAGACTCTTTCTTCAACGTATCACATAGCTGAGTCTGCAGCTGAAGAAGCGAAAGAGACGGCGTCGGAGATAGGAAGAGCAAGTTGTTGTCGCTAGAGAAGCTGCCTATGGTGGAGAACGAGATCGAGATTGGTTCTTGCTTCGATACGAAGCTTTTGATGACGGATTCGAGCCGAGTCGAGTCGAAGAAAGAGGTGGAGAAGAGTGTTATGTGTGGACGAGACTCGGTGTTGATCAGTTTGGTGCTGATTTGACGGCGAGCGAAGACGTTCCAAGCTTTCAGAACTTGGTTTTCGAGTGCTGGGTCGAAGTAAAGCTCTATTGCGTAGCCTTCTGACATTTGATTCCGAGTCGCGAAATCGAAGATCGGAGATTGACGGATCACGATCGGAGACTGagagatctctccaaaatctggaGATACGAACAAAGGAAGATGGTGGAAGTAACTCAAAAGGGAAAgtgagagaagaaaatgaaaatttcagaTTTGGTTTGTGCATTTTAACCGAATCAAACCAAActcaaaccgaaccgaatttaaattgaaaattaacCCAAATTTAACCGAACCAAATCTAAATTGAAAATTAACCCCGAAATGTTTCAGTTTTACATGAAAAGGTCCCCaatgttttaaattgtttaaaacgTTACCTCAGAAATATTTGTTGGAACagattcttgttgttgtttccgTGGAACGAGGAACAGACTGACCCTTCTTAGGGTTTTGTTTCAGTCTCATCATCTCTTCAAAAATCTATTTCTCTTCGATTGTATACGGTCACCTTTCAGTCAAAAAGAGCGTTTGCTTTGCTCTAAGCCCCTCTCttcaaataagaaaattatataggGATTAAAAAAGGTGATTTACTGTGCTGACGTGGAGGGCGACGGGAAAggtgatttagggtttttgtctTCTTGTGCACGTTTGATGCCGGCGGCGGCGTCTCCGGTTCTCGGAGGGGTGGCCTCGGAGCAGGAGGCCTTGGGGGATTCACAAGGGGGTGAACGGGGTTCGCAGCAGGATTCTGCAGTAGAGGTTTTGGCGATTAATTCTGATCAGGGTGCAATAGCGTCCAAGAGGGTTATGGGGGAGGCTCCTAAACCCAAGAGATCTTATGCCAACGTTACTCGTAATCCAGTATTTACTCAACAAAAGTTTGATGTGGTGGAAGTTGATGGGATGAAGCGAGTGGTTGTCCCGAAGGAGGTTTTTGATGGAGCTAAGCCGCTTTGGGAGGATTTCCTCCTTGGTAAGTTTCTGAGTTCTAAGGCTCCCCATGTGGGGAAGATACATATGATTGTCAATAAAATCTGGCGTTTAGGTGATACTTCAACACTGATTGATGTTTATGAGGTGAATGAAACGACAGTGAAGTTTCGGATTAGAGGTGAAAGTATGAGACAGCGGGTGTTAAATCGTGGTATGTGGAATATCATGGATCTACCAATGGTGGTTTCAAAATGGTCTCCTTCTGCGGAGGATGCACAACCTGCTTTGAAGTCGATCCCACTGTGGGTAACTCTTACAGATGTGCCTCCCTCTCTGTTTACTCATAAGGGTTTGCAATTTCTGGCTAGTGCGGTAGGGAAGCCTCTACGATTACACCCTGCAACAGAGGCTTGTACCAGTTTTGATGTTGCCAAGATTCAGGTTGAAGCTGATTTGACAAAGACTCTGCCTCGTGATTTTGTGTTTATGGGAGAGGAAGAGGGGGAACTTGAAGCCACCATCAAATACTCTTACCCTTGGTTGCCGCCAAAATGTGTAGAGTGTGGAAAGTGGGGCCATCTCAAGGAAACCTGTTTAGCAAAGCCACTTACTCCGTCTTTGAATGAGTCAGCCGATACGGCAAATGTTACAGAACAAGATAAAGTTCAATCTACAGCTGTTGCTGAGGAAGGGGTTTCATCTGTTCCAGTGACCGCGACTAGACAGGTTTCCCCAGTTCAAGATCTCTCGAAGGTAGTCACAGGGGAAGAGGAATGGCAAACGCCTAAGACGGTCCGTAGTCCTGGGAAACAACATAACACGGAGAGTCAACAGAATGTTTCTCTCTTATCCAATGCGTTCTCTGCGTTAAGTGATCCGGAAGTTGCAAAAGATGACCCTCCCGCTGCAGATTGTGATCTACCGCATACTGCAGTTGACAAAGGAGGTATTGCCACAACTCAGGGGCAGGCACTGGAGTCCTCTCTCCCACAGTTGCGTCCCTCCCTCCCAAGGGGTTCAAAGACAGCTCATAAAGTAATTTCTAACCCTTCTACTCAGCCTCCTAGTTTACTACCTAGGGATCAGAGTAAAAAGGGTCCCTCCAAACGTTGTTAATGTCAGGTTTCTT belongs to Camelina sativa cultivar DH55 unplaced genomic scaffold, Cs unpScaffold00654, whole genome shotgun sequence and includes:
- the LOC104773812 gene encoding uncharacterized protein LOC104773812 isoform X2, which produces MSEGYAIELYFDPALENQVLKAWNVFARRQISTKLINTESRPHITLFSTSFFDSTRLESVIKSFVSKQEPISISFSTIGSFSSDNNLLFLSPTPSLSLLQLQTQLCDTLKKESSVEIGEDYRVDSWVPCCPVALDVPKSRMAEAFSVLRDLKLPVNGYGMEIGLVEFSPVREVFSFPLGNTLES
- the LOC104773818 gene encoding protein ALTERED XYLOGLUCAN 4-like; amino-acid sequence: LDLVRGKEMNFIGDSVARNHMESLLCLLSMEETPKDIYKDAEDRNRIWYFRDHDFTLSTSWTKFLVAGFERTRANKTGTGIYDIDVDKIDEQWAKDLPNTDIAIVSAGHWFFRPIYIHRGDETIGCIFCNLPNMTQISLKEGFKLVFSAAFKHINGCHNCKDNLVTVLRTYSPSHFENGTWNTGGACGRSIPLSVNEINQKSSDMELRTSQIEQLEEIKRVSFKKRKFAVLDVTRVMLMRPDGHPNSYWGNKWMKGFNDCTHWCLPGPIDAWSEVLMALLRQLL
- the LOC104773812 gene encoding uncharacterized protein LOC104773812 isoform X3, which produces MSEGYAIELYFDPALENQVLKAWNVFARRQISTKLINTESRPHITLFSTSFFDSTRLESVIKSFVSKQEPISISFSTIGSFSSDNNLLFLSPTPSLSLLQLQTQLCDTLKKESVEIGEDYRVDSWVPYYRVDSWVPCCPVALDVPKSRMAEAFSVLRDLKLPVNGYGMEIGLVEFSPVREVFSFPLGNTLES
- the LOC104773812 gene encoding uncharacterized protein LOC104773812 isoform X1 gives rise to the protein MSEGYAIELYFDPALENQVLKAWNVFARRQISTKLINTESRPHITLFSTSFFDSTRLESVIKSFVSKQEPISISFSTIGSFSSDNNLLFLSPTPSLSLLQLQSQICDTLKKESVEIGEDYRVDSWVPCCPVALDVPKSRMAEAFSVLRDLKLPVNGYGMEIGLVEFSPVREVFSFPLGNTLES